One stretch of Candidatus Bathyarchaeia archaeon DNA includes these proteins:
- the gap gene encoding type I glyceraldehyde-3-phosphate dehydrogenase, translating to MAIKVGINGFGRIGRLLYRAALEKNANIDFVAINDLTDAKTNAHLLKYDSVHGRFPGTVEVQGKDLVVNGKTLQVVSQRDPAVLPWKDLGVYLAVESTGLFTKRADASKHLQAGAQKVLISAPSPDPDVTIVMGVNSETYNPDAHQVLSNASCTTNCLAPISKVLADNFGIEKAFMSTTHSYTNDQKVQDLVHKDLRRARAAGINIIPTSTGAAKAIGLVLPQCNGKMNGMSLRVPTADVSIVDLTAVLSKEVTKDEINAAMKQAAESGPLKGILQYTEDEIVSTDVLHSTYSSVFDAGLTMVMGEKSNFVKVFSWYDNEWGFSNRMVDFIEMVGAKAGL from the coding sequence ATGGCAATAAAAGTAGGAATTAACGGATTCGGAAGAATCGGCAGACTTCTCTACCGCGCAGCTCTTGAGAAAAACGCAAACATCGACTTTGTCGCCATCAACGACCTTACAGACGCCAAAACCAATGCACACCTGCTCAAATATGACAGTGTCCACGGACGCTTTCCAGGCACCGTCGAAGTCCAAGGCAAAGACTTGGTCGTTAACGGCAAGACCCTTCAGGTCGTCAGCCAAAGAGACCCCGCCGTCCTGCCATGGAAAGACTTGGGCGTTTACCTTGCAGTTGAGTCCACAGGCTTATTCACTAAACGTGCAGATGCATCCAAACACCTTCAAGCAGGAGCCCAAAAAGTTCTCATCTCCGCGCCATCCCCAGACCCAGACGTAACCATAGTTATGGGTGTTAACAGTGAAACTTACAACCCAGACGCACATCAGGTCCTCAGCAACGCCAGCTGCACCACTAACTGTCTTGCTCCTATAAGCAAAGTTCTCGCTGACAACTTTGGCATCGAGAAAGCCTTCATGAGCACCACCCACAGCTACACCAACGACCAGAAAGTTCAGGACCTAGTCCACAAAGACCTCAGACGCGCACGCGCCGCCGGAATAAACATCATTCCCACAAGCACAGGCGCAGCAAAAGCCATCGGTTTAGTTTTGCCTCAATGCAACGGCAAAATGAACGGTATGTCTTTGCGTGTTCCAACCGCTGACGTGTCCATTGTCGACTTGACTGCAGTTTTGAGCAAAGAGGTCACCAAAGACGAAATCAACGCTGCCATGAAACAAGCCGCTGAGTCTGGTCCACTGAAGGGCATTCTCCAGTACACTGAAGACGAAATTGTCAGCACTGACGTCTTGCACAGCACCTACAGCAGCGTGTTCGATGCAGGGTTAACCATGGTTATGGGCGAAAAGAGCAACTTTGTTAAGGTCTTCTCGTGGTACGACAACGAGTGGGGCTTTAGCAACCGCATGGTTGACTTCATCGAAATGGTCGGCGCAAAAGCTGGCTTATAG
- a CDS encoding cation diffusion facilitator family transporter, whose amino-acid sequence MGNNWGNHDFGNVHRIILLVLLNEGPSTLNELEERASSLNAYYSLPSEIRERREKRRRKRKVDLPTACNTLVEEQYVYLTQDNKYVLTEAGKAKAEDTAKAIDRGAHILEKHVLTPQATARNTIIAYFFLSVLKLTAGLFGGSVGLIADGSDTSVDTASAGVVWLGIKFKKEMFGTIVILVLMFATAASLFYASANSIIQNINGTFLPMSEPYMVIIVESIAMLSAFTFSMYQRLVGRRNKSLALISQSIDGQNSVYSAIAVIAGAVFSLFGVYWVDAVVGGFIALKISLNGVALMRQAINSMKGKEPDFDQFKLPFEEQIEIKRRETFRNWILYAIQKEKLHTKPEIIRSLERTFKPKFVPALFAELTMGKRFDFENNFSELVTPLLNEEYLQEKEGVFTLTEKGKAYLKKMLSTVKYHQSEL is encoded by the coding sequence TTGGGGAACAATTGGGGTAACCACGACTTTGGCAATGTTCATCGAATAATACTGTTGGTTTTGCTTAACGAAGGGCCCTCAACCCTAAACGAATTGGAGGAACGGGCTTCCTCTTTAAATGCCTATTACAGTCTTCCCAGCGAAATCAGAGAACGCCGAGAGAAACGCCGCAGAAAACGCAAAGTTGACTTACCCACCGCGTGCAACACACTCGTTGAAGAACAATACGTGTACCTAACTCAAGACAACAAATACGTTTTAACAGAGGCAGGCAAAGCTAAAGCCGAAGACACCGCAAAAGCCATTGACCGAGGAGCCCACATTCTTGAAAAACATGTTCTGACGCCCCAAGCAACAGCAAGAAACACCATAATCGCCTACTTTTTCCTGTCTGTTTTGAAGCTAACCGCGGGGCTCTTTGGGGGTAGTGTCGGGTTAATCGCCGACGGCTCCGACACTTCTGTGGACACTGCCTCTGCGGGTGTTGTCTGGTTAGGCATCAAATTCAAGAAAGAAATGTTCGGCACCATCGTCATTCTTGTGTTGATGTTTGCCACCGCCGCATCCCTATTCTACGCGTCAGCAAACTCCATCATTCAGAACATAAACGGTACATTCCTGCCCATGTCCGAGCCATACATGGTAATAATCGTAGAAAGCATCGCGATGCTTTCTGCATTTACGTTTTCGATGTATCAGCGGCTTGTGGGACGCAGAAACAAAAGCCTTGCGTTAATTTCCCAGTCTATCGACGGCCAAAACAGTGTCTACTCAGCCATCGCCGTTATTGCAGGTGCAGTGTTCTCCCTTTTTGGGGTATACTGGGTGGACGCAGTCGTCGGCGGATTTATAGCACTTAAAATCAGTTTGAACGGTGTGGCTTTGATGCGGCAAGCCATAAACTCCATGAAAGGGAAAGAACCAGACTTTGACCAGTTTAAGCTGCCGTTTGAGGAGCAAATCGAGATAAAACGCAGGGAAACCTTCCGCAACTGGATACTTTACGCAATACAAAAAGAAAAACTGCACACTAAACCCGAAATTATCCGCTCGCTGGAACGAACGTTCAAGCCCAAGTTTGTGCCTGCCTTGTTTGCTGAGTTAACCATGGGGAAACGGTTTGATTTTGAAAACAACTTTTCGGAGCTGGTGACGCCATTGCTGAATGAAGAGTACTTGCAGGAAAAAGAAGGCGTGTTCACATTGACCGAGAAGGGTAAAGCGTATCTTAAAAAAATGTTGAGCACAGTCAAGTACCACCAAAGCGAACTGTAA
- a CDS encoding PQQ-binding-like beta-propeller repeat protein — MHRTFNFKTKNKPLFLTAALILILASPALLMNIPTVKAANYDTYAFLALSTNPVGVGQTVVVVSWLSLPPPTAFGITGEQWEDLTVTVTTPEGITETKGPYSSDAIGQIYFSYIPTEVGSYRFQFHFPGQLSQNGNYYNPSDSPIVSLTVQQEQIEPYPNTPLPDANTYWERPINGQNLLWTTFSGNWLGLGSASFGSRAFNSMSNYGNFNPYTAAPNTAHIVWTKENGFGGVIGGEYSDPPTYYTGNSYEAQFTPPVIINGVLYYNTASPPKYGFQAVDIRTGETLWYQNSTGQQSDPQISTGTLGGIIWPGITNGQVLNYITENQYGGIPYLWNTFGSVWSMYDAFTGNWILNLANASASSPTFTTDKTGALFMYLMGDSWLAMWNSTKAVPTSTTIPGYRTWRPVTGSTTDWRNGLEWNVTLAQPIPGQSIAKVSSDMILAVSSRDAAPGTRLEIGYDAQTGEQLWIQNRTHLIPGSNNYNLQGPMAEGVYTEYIQEQQAWYGFSALTGEQLWGPTDSTSNAWSVYNTGSAIAYNTLYSLCFDGLHAYDLTTGEHLWDFAALSSGVQTIYGIWPFDLGSFTIADGKVYIAVGHSHGVLPQFADAELYCINATTGEEVFSVLGWMQDGWTNAPAVADGYLVTENGYDKQIYCFGKGQTATTVSYEPVIGSSTSILIKGSVTDQSPGQTCLGIPAAGTPAISDADMSEWMEYLYMQQPKPTEATGVTVHLTAVDPNGNTQDIDTVTSDMDGNFAVEWAPPVPGVYTLKASFDGSGSYFKSYGATSFAISEAPVSPSLSPPPTSQPTTAVSPSAPLTPTQTAEPSPSTAPQPASETPIAVYITIAAAVIVAIVVAAAIALRRNK, encoded by the coding sequence TTGCATAGAACATTCAATTTCAAAACAAAAAATAAACCGTTGTTTCTAACCGCTGCTTTGATTCTGATACTCGCTTCCCCTGCGTTACTCATGAACATACCCACAGTAAAAGCCGCAAATTATGACACCTACGCTTTTCTTGCTCTTTCAACTAACCCCGTTGGCGTAGGTCAAACCGTCGTTGTTGTTTCTTGGCTATCTCTGCCGCCACCCACCGCTTTCGGGATTACAGGTGAACAATGGGAAGATTTGACTGTGACGGTCACAACTCCTGAGGGGATAACCGAGACCAAAGGACCCTACTCTTCCGATGCTATCGGACAGATATATTTCAGTTATATCCCCACTGAAGTCGGCTCATATCGTTTTCAGTTCCACTTTCCCGGGCAACTAAGCCAGAACGGCAACTATTACAATCCCAGTGACAGCCCCATAGTTTCGTTAACTGTACAACAGGAACAAATTGAACCATACCCAAACACACCGCTCCCTGATGCAAACACCTACTGGGAGCGCCCCATAAACGGTCAAAATCTTCTCTGGACAACATTTTCAGGAAACTGGCTGGGATTAGGCTCCGCTTCTTTTGGATCCAGAGCATTTAATTCAATGTCCAACTATGGCAACTTCAACCCTTACACCGCAGCACCCAACACTGCACATATCGTTTGGACAAAAGAAAACGGCTTTGGCGGCGTAATAGGCGGCGAATATAGTGACCCCCCAACGTACTATACAGGTAACTCTTACGAGGCACAATTTACTCCCCCAGTAATCATAAACGGCGTACTATACTACAACACCGCAAGCCCACCCAAATATGGATTCCAAGCAGTAGACATACGAACTGGCGAAACACTCTGGTACCAAAACAGCACTGGACAACAATCCGACCCCCAAATCAGCACAGGTACACTTGGAGGTATAATCTGGCCTGGAATAACCAACGGGCAAGTGCTCAATTATATCACCGAAAACCAGTATGGCGGTATTCCATACCTTTGGAACACATTTGGCTCTGTTTGGTCCATGTATGACGCTTTCACTGGAAACTGGATACTTAACTTAGCAAATGCCTCTGCTTCATCGCCAACTTTCACCACTGACAAAACAGGCGCCCTCTTCATGTACCTCATGGGTGACAGCTGGCTGGCTATGTGGAATTCAACCAAAGCAGTCCCAACATCAACAACTATACCCGGCTACCGCACTTGGAGACCTGTCACTGGCAGCACAACCGACTGGAGAAACGGATTAGAATGGAACGTAACCTTAGCTCAACCAATACCGGGGCAATCAATTGCTAAAGTAAGCTCCGACATGATTTTGGCGGTTTCCTCAAGGGATGCAGCTCCAGGCACGCGGCTTGAAATTGGCTATGACGCACAAACAGGAGAACAACTCTGGATTCAAAACAGAACCCACCTTATCCCTGGCTCAAACAACTACAACCTCCAAGGACCCATGGCAGAAGGCGTTTACACTGAATACATCCAGGAACAGCAAGCATGGTATGGTTTTAGCGCCCTTACAGGAGAACAACTGTGGGGTCCAACTGACTCAACTTCTAATGCATGGAGCGTCTACAACACCGGATCCGCAATAGCTTACAACACCCTCTATTCGCTTTGCTTTGATGGACTACACGCTTACGACCTAACAACTGGAGAGCATCTGTGGGATTTTGCAGCCTTAAGCAGCGGAGTACAAACAATATACGGTATTTGGCCCTTTGACCTGGGGAGCTTCACTATCGCAGACGGAAAAGTCTACATCGCAGTAGGACACTCACACGGAGTTTTACCACAATTTGCCGACGCGGAACTGTACTGTATCAACGCAACCACAGGAGAAGAAGTTTTCAGCGTTTTAGGTTGGATGCAAGACGGCTGGACAAACGCTCCGGCAGTTGCAGACGGCTACCTTGTAACTGAGAACGGCTATGACAAGCAAATTTACTGCTTCGGAAAAGGTCAAACCGCAACTACCGTCTCGTATGAACCAGTCATAGGCAGCAGCACCAGCATCTTAATCAAAGGCTCCGTCACCGACCAATCTCCAGGCCAGACTTGTCTTGGAATTCCTGCAGCAGGCACACCTGCAATCTCTGACGCGGACATGAGTGAGTGGATGGAGTACCTCTACATGCAGCAGCCAAAACCAACGGAAGCAACAGGTGTAACTGTGCATCTGACAGCAGTTGACCCCAACGGTAACACCCAAGACATCGACACAGTCACCAGCGACATGGACGGCAACTTTGCGGTAGAATGGGCTCCTCCTGTTCCCGGAGTCTACACTTTGAAGGCGTCATTTGACGGTTCAGGCTCATACTTCAAATCCTACGGAGCAACCTCTTTTGCCATTTCGGAAGCTCCAGTTTCTCCATCGCTTTCACCTCCGCCAACTTCGCAACCAACAACAGCAGTCTCCCCCTCAGCTCCATTAACGCCCACACAGACAGCCGAGCCATCCCCGTCAACCGCTCCACAACCAGCAAGTGAAACGCCCATAGCCGTTTACATTACTATTGCAGCAGCAGTCATTGTCGCAATTGTCGTTGCAGCAGCAATTGCCCTAAGAAGAAACAAATAA
- a CDS encoding TrmB family transcriptional regulator — protein MTAQEDCYEVLTKLGLTKLQVRVYLVLNKLGNAPIKTISENTKIDRAHTYQIIAKLQEMGLVQKIIANPNLFRSLPLREGIQILFSRKVAAFREFEENTKDQIKKINRQKVAKVVQNEEPQIVLTESKEANKRIFVKLFRNIKKSYDGIFLCPENFCHYLLNVLDGTDSTTQKLLNRGIKFRLIVCNVGEKKFQ, from the coding sequence GTGACTGCCCAAGAAGATTGTTATGAGGTTTTAACAAAACTTGGACTTACCAAGCTACAAGTTAGGGTTTACTTAGTCCTCAACAAACTCGGCAACGCACCCATAAAAACAATCTCAGAAAACACTAAAATAGATAGAGCACACACCTATCAAATAATCGCTAAACTCCAAGAAATGGGGTTAGTTCAAAAAATAATTGCAAATCCAAACCTGTTTAGGTCTCTTCCCTTACGAGAAGGAATTCAAATTCTATTTTCACGTAAAGTCGCGGCGTTTAGGGAATTTGAGGAAAACACGAAAGACCAGATTAAAAAAATCAATCGGCAAAAGGTGGCTAAAGTAGTTCAAAACGAGGAACCCCAAATCGTTCTGACCGAAAGCAAAGAAGCGAACAAGCGAATATTTGTGAAGCTTTTTAGGAACATTAAAAAAAGCTATGACGGCATTTTTTTATGCCCAGAAAACTTTTGCCATTACCTATTGAATGTTTTAGATGGAACCGATTCAACAACTCAAAAACTGCTAAATCGAGGGATAAAATTTCGCCTTATAGTTTGCAATGTTGGAGAAAAAAAATTTCAATGA
- a CDS encoding glycosyltransferase family 4 protein codes for MKRRLNVMMFSWEFPPRVIGGISPHIYFLSKSLAKIGVKVHVVTCDFPGAPAHETIDDVEVYRIDSYKTPSPDFATWVFLMNLNMQREAAAIAAKLSQPIDVFHAHDWLVATAGIGLKHIFRKPLLVTMHSTEIGRRDGLHAITERMIHETEAWLTYEAWRVICCSDYMMQHVRWAFGLPPDKMSMVPNGVNPQIYNGLEKQDLASFRLQFALPQEKIVLYVGRLVYEKGIHILINAVPKILSKVNAKFVIVGSGYMQEQLSNIVKSMGLEHKVLFTGFVDEQSLLKLQKVADVSVVPSLFEPFGIVALEAMAAKSPVVVSDTGGLSEIVQHETTGIKVYPNNTDSLAWGITKILTDDAFANAIRINAYRKILEKYDWDKIAQQTLGMYQAVLGEYSKSFWA; via the coding sequence ATGAAGCGGCGACTTAACGTTATGATGTTTAGCTGGGAGTTTCCCCCCCGAGTCATTGGAGGCATCTCCCCTCACATCTACTTCCTTTCCAAAAGCCTTGCCAAAATCGGCGTTAAAGTTCATGTGGTCACATGCGATTTTCCCGGCGCCCCTGCCCACGAAACAATCGACGATGTGGAAGTTTACCGTATTGACAGCTACAAAACGCCTTCCCCAGACTTTGCCACCTGGGTTTTCCTAATGAATTTGAACATGCAGCGGGAAGCCGCCGCCATAGCCGCCAAACTCTCCCAGCCTATAGACGTGTTTCACGCGCATGATTGGCTGGTTGCCACGGCGGGTATTGGGTTAAAACATATTTTCCGTAAGCCTTTGCTGGTTACGATGCACAGCACCGAAATCGGACGCCGCGACGGCTTACACGCCATCACGGAACGGATGATTCATGAAACCGAGGCGTGGCTCACCTACGAAGCTTGGCGAGTCATCTGCTGCAGCGACTACATGATGCAGCATGTACGGTGGGCGTTCGGGTTACCGCCTGACAAGATGTCCATGGTGCCCAACGGCGTAAACCCCCAAATCTACAATGGCTTAGAAAAACAAGACTTAGCCAGCTTCCGGCTGCAGTTTGCGTTGCCTCAGGAAAAAATCGTGCTCTACGTGGGGCGCCTTGTCTACGAGAAGGGCATCCATATCCTCATCAACGCCGTTCCCAAAATCCTCTCCAAAGTAAACGCTAAATTTGTCATTGTCGGCTCCGGGTACATGCAGGAACAACTCAGTAACATCGTTAAAAGCATGGGGTTGGAACATAAGGTTCTCTTCACTGGGTTTGTGGATGAACAGAGTCTGCTTAAGCTGCAGAAAGTTGCTGATGTGTCGGTGGTTCCTTCGCTGTTTGAACCTTTTGGCATCGTGGCGTTGGAGGCTATGGCTGCAAAGAGCCCGGTGGTGGTTTCGGACACGGGCGGGCTGAGCGAAATCGTGCAGCATGAAACGACGGGGATTAAGGTTTACCCCAACAACACGGACTCATTGGCGTGGGGGATAACCAAAATCCTCACCGACGACGCCTTCGCCAACGCCATTCGGATAAATGCGTATCGGAAAATCTTGGAAAAGTACGACTGGGACAAAATTGCCCAGCAAACCCTTGGCATGTACCAAGCCGTCTTGGGTGAGTACAGCAAAAGCTTCTGGGCATAG
- a CDS encoding glycosyltransferase yields the protein MRVVIFCWEYPPRTVGKLSEYVNGLATQLVKNKVDAYVVTYYDAATGTATEANGVKVTRVANPVLSHVSLLTWDLTLNQEVERAAANIYYQTGKHIDLIDVYDWHFIPAAVALKNALGIPFVYSVESLEDHRSPGANEPFNMSIRGIEWLGFYEAEKITAKSEWMKNEIMRLYKVPKEKITVVSSGTASLIKDVLNTYRAVAGGSVN from the coding sequence GTGCGCGTCGTTATCTTCTGCTGGGAATACCCGCCACGGACAGTGGGCAAACTTTCGGAATACGTGAACGGGTTAGCGACGCAACTAGTCAAAAACAAAGTGGACGCCTACGTGGTTACTTACTACGACGCCGCAACAGGCACCGCAACCGAGGCAAACGGGGTAAAAGTCACCCGTGTAGCCAACCCTGTTCTTTCACACGTTAGCCTTCTAACTTGGGACTTGACCCTTAATCAGGAGGTAGAGCGGGCAGCCGCAAACATTTACTACCAAACAGGCAAACACATTGACCTTATCGACGTTTACGACTGGCATTTCATACCCGCTGCAGTTGCGCTCAAAAACGCTTTGGGTATCCCCTTTGTGTATTCGGTGGAGAGCCTCGAAGACCACCGCTCTCCAGGAGCTAACGAACCCTTCAACATGTCCATACGTGGCATTGAATGGCTGGGTTTTTACGAAGCCGAAAAAATAACTGCAAAATCCGAATGGATGAAAAACGAAATCATGCGGCTTTACAAAGTGCCTAAAGAAAAAATCACCGTCGTTTCTTCAGGGACAGCTTCTCTAATAAAAGACGTTCTAAACACCTACAGGGCGGTAGCGGGAGGCTCCGTGAATTAA
- a CDS encoding DUF5752 family protein, whose translation MTDIVFVFEVHQPHRLRKNLFWENKVFRRTKKEDLFNYYFDKELDREIFVRAAKKCYFPSNQTLLDVIDEHKRERCRPKFAFSLSGVFLEQCQMFSPDLMETFKQLAKTGCVEFLNQTYYHSIASLYPDKDEFVAQVRMHRELIQTLLGYTPKVFENTELLYNNSIAKIIENLGYTGIYTEGVEKILGENSPNYLYTPKGCRRIRLLLRNYKLTDDVGFRFSARWWSEWPLTADKYAHWLADTKGDFINIFPDYETFGEHHWPETGIHSFLRHLPEEILKWPHLKLATPSEVVEKYHSKGEVDVSETKGTVSWADVDRDSSGWLGNAMQWAYYTNLKRLEPLIHESGDPELLGLWRNFQTSDHLYYMFARGGAPGEVHSYFSPYESPINAFVAAESSLLDFENRVRLQTLAANEPFLFSTAANKEAYTGTMAWTLKGFLQALQTVDLKALEFHNSRGDFSSWAAHSLQDETLQAQLTAVQGSKVNGEVLRKKLVAVVKKQYSKVNAQVQKDTKLF comes from the coding sequence ATGACCGATATTGTGTTCGTATTTGAAGTTCATCAGCCTCACAGGCTCAGAAAGAACCTGTTCTGGGAAAACAAGGTCTTTAGACGCACCAAAAAAGAAGACCTCTTCAACTACTACTTTGACAAAGAGTTGGACAGGGAAATTTTTGTGCGTGCCGCCAAAAAATGTTACTTCCCATCCAACCAGACCCTGCTAGACGTAATTGACGAACACAAACGGGAGCGGTGCCGCCCCAAATTTGCCTTTAGCCTCTCAGGCGTCTTCCTTGAACAATGCCAAATGTTTAGCCCAGACCTGATGGAAACTTTTAAGCAACTAGCAAAAACAGGGTGCGTAGAATTCCTCAACCAAACCTACTACCACAGCATTGCCAGCCTATACCCCGACAAAGACGAGTTTGTGGCACAGGTGAGGATGCACCGTGAACTCATCCAAACCCTCTTAGGCTACACGCCGAAGGTTTTTGAAAACACCGAACTGCTCTACAACAACTCTATCGCCAAAATCATCGAAAACCTCGGCTACACAGGTATCTACACGGAGGGCGTGGAAAAAATCCTTGGCGAAAACAGCCCCAACTACCTCTACACCCCCAAAGGCTGCCGCCGCATTCGCCTGCTGCTGCGCAACTACAAGCTAACCGACGATGTTGGTTTTCGTTTTAGTGCACGGTGGTGGAGTGAGTGGCCCCTAACCGCTGATAAATACGCCCACTGGCTGGCGGACACTAAAGGCGACTTCATCAACATCTTCCCCGACTACGAAACCTTCGGCGAACACCACTGGCCCGAAACAGGCATCCATAGCTTCCTGCGGCATTTGCCTGAAGAAATCCTCAAATGGCCCCACCTGAAGCTGGCTACACCCAGCGAGGTGGTTGAGAAATACCATTCCAAAGGCGAAGTGGACGTTTCCGAAACCAAAGGCACAGTCTCGTGGGCGGATGTGGACCGAGACAGCAGCGGCTGGCTTGGCAACGCAATGCAGTGGGCATACTACACCAACCTAAAACGGCTCGAACCCCTAATTCACGAGTCAGGCGACCCCGAACTGCTGGGGCTTTGGCGGAACTTCCAAACCAGCGACCACCTCTACTACATGTTCGCCCGAGGCGGCGCACCCGGAGAGGTCCACAGCTACTTCAGTCCCTACGAATCACCCATTAACGCGTTTGTTGCGGCAGAAAGTTCCCTGTTAGACTTTGAAAACCGCGTTCGGCTCCAAACGCTGGCGGCAAACGAGCCCTTTCTGTTTAGCACCGCTGCAAACAAGGAAGCCTACACTGGCACCATGGCGTGGACGCTAAAGGGCTTCTTGCAAGCGCTGCAAACCGTGGATTTGAAGGCATTAGAGTTTCACAACAGCCGCGGAGACTTTTCAAGTTGGGCGGCGCATTCGCTCCAAGACGAAACGCTACAGGCGCAACTGACTGCGGTGCAGGGTTCGAAGGTGAACGGTGAGGTGCTCAGGAAAAAACTTGTCGCCGTAGTCAAAAAGCAATACAGTAAAGTCAATGCGCAGGTGCAGAAGGACACGAAACTGTTTTAG